From the Aquarana catesbeiana isolate 2022-GZ linkage group LG10, ASM4218655v1, whole genome shotgun sequence genome, the window ATTTCTTAAATTGTTTTAATTTTGCAGAGCATCAAACTTGATATCTGAGCCCTGATATGTCTGGAAGTATGGAGACCAACACCCCAGAGGAAACTTACACAGATCAAAAATTTGATATGACTTTAAATAAAATACTTAATGTTTCATACATGGTGGGTTTATCAGGAATATGTTTGCTGGGAATAACTGGAAATGGTCTGGTCATCCGGTTTGTGGCCTTCAAAATGAAAAAGACGGTCAACTCTGTTTGGTTCTTAAGTTTAGCTTTTGCGGATTTTACCTTCTGCCTTTTCCTACCCTTAAACATCACTTCCATTGCACTTGACTTTCACTGGCCATTTGGAACCTTCATGTGCAAGCTTAATGATTTTGCATTATTTCTTAATCTGTCTGCCAGTGTCCTACAACTCACCGTCATCAGCATTGATCGCTGCATCTCCGTAGTCTTCCCTGTTTGGTATCGGAACCATCGCACCGTGAGACTGGCTGTGAAAGTCGTTCTTGCACTTTGGATCATATCTTTACTACTCTGCATATCTTACTTCAAATATACAGATACATATAATGTCAGTGATACCATTGTGATGTGTTATGTAGATCGGTTAATGCACAATACACAAGTTATAATGAGATGTATCATTCTATTTGTTATTCCTTTTACCATCATTTTCTTCTGTTACACTGTCATCTTTTTGAGTATTCAAAGAAATCCCAGAGTAACATCTACCAAACCTTACAAAGTAATTGCAGCCGTCATCATTTCCTTCTTTATTTGCTGGTTTCCTTACCATGTATTTTCCATCATGGATTCATACGGAATGCTTATTGATCTTAGGCTTGTGGATTCGATAGCCTCTGTTATATCACCTTTATTGGCATACTCAAACAGCTGTGTGAACCCTCTTCTCTATGTCTTCATTGGCAAAAACTTCAAACAAAAATTCTGGAGCGCCATTAAATCTGGTTTTGAGAGAGCTTTCACCGAGGACACCAACCTGACAGATCCAAATAGACACAGATTTTCACCTGATCATGCCATAAGCCAGATATTTCAACACTTAttaagggatgatgtggcaatgtTTGCAAATGTGTAtgctttatttataaaaataattgtgGTTGAATACTCTAGGAGCCTGATAGACATGTGTAGTTTGTTTCATTCTGAATTTGAATAGTACCGAATTTCAACGAATCAGAAATAATGGAAAACATTTTTGGATGGAATTCGAATTCGAAtcaattcaaatagttttctaatcaatttctaatagttttcgaattcaaatagttttcaaattccaaTTCGAAAAGTtctcgaattcgaatagttttccaatttccaaagagaataaaatataattgaaaatttaatagaatagaaaaggatataCCAGAAATTAAAATAATAGACTAtaaaagagtaaaacagaacaaaatagaaaagaaacaaatagaaaaaaagaattcgatagaatagactataatagagtagaaaagaatagaattaaaaaaaacaataaaatagaataaaatagaaagaatataactatttccCAAATAGAATTAATTAGAATtgtgaatagaacagaaaataatagattaaAATAGGATGATAGGTattttctttctattctaatctattctgttgctttttctatactattatcttattttctattttattaaaacTCAAAgttatattctgttttattgtttttttaattataagcttttctattctattctatttgaattttcagaagatggttatattcgttCTGTTTTaatctattatttttttaattgtactctatttttttctattcaattccattctattctgttcttttattttctattctatttttttctgttttactctattaatttctattactttattttctgctatatttttttcctcaattatatttttttctatgctattac encodes:
- the LOC141109823 gene encoding chemerin-like receptor 1 codes for the protein MSGSMETNTPEETYTDQKFDMTLNKILNVSYMVGLSGICLLGITGNGLVIRFVAFKMKKTVNSVWFLSLAFADFTFCLFLPLNITSIALDFHWPFGTFMCKLNDFALFLNLSASVLQLTVISIDRCISVVFPVWYRNHRTVRLAVKVVLALWIISLLLCISYFKYTDTYNVSDTIVMCYVDRLMHNTQVIMRCIILFVIPFTIIFFCYTVIFLSIQRNPRVTSTKPYKVIAAVIISFFICWFPYHVFSIMDSYGMLIDLRLVDSIASVISPLLAYSNSCVNPLLYVFIGKNFKQKFWSAIKSGFERAFTEDTNLTDPNRHRFSPDHAISQIFQHLLRDDVAMFANVYALFIKIIVVEYSRSLIDMCSLFHSEFE